The Nilaparvata lugens isolate BPH chromosome 14, ASM1435652v1, whole genome shotgun sequence DNA segment GTAGCCTGAACATCACTGTTATGACAGTGCATATTTCAATGATATTGACAGAAGAAGAATTTCATGACTGGAAAATGGAAGTGTCTGGTTTTCTATGAATACCACAGAATTGTTTTGTGCAACTGTGGTAGGAGTAAAGCTAGCCACAAGGTAGACAATGACAGACAGATAAAGAGAGAAAGGGGCAATGCCATTCAACTATGATCAGGATCTTTCTCCTTGTTATGGCCACCGAGGTGGGCGCAATAACAAATTACTTAGTAGCTTCTACTGGTTTAGCCAGGTTGGACTGAGTGAACACAAATTGAAACGAATACACTTTTATTAATAATCGGAGGACCAGACCAACAATAAGTTGATCAAATGAATTACTCAAACCAATAAATCAAGTTCAATACAATAAAGCGGTATAAAACAAAGTCTTTCATACAAAGGTGGGAATCTCACTACACTAGGCGGAAGCAGAACTTGCTTAGTTTTATACTGTCTTTATGAATTATACTCAACAATAATAAGTCTCAGATTGATATTGAAGCGGTATCACAGTAATAAAACACTTGGAGTGGATTAATCTTGTAGAGAATCGACATGAATGTAACTTGGAGTGGGAAAACGACACAAGACTAGCAGGAGGCGGGATTGACTTTTCACAGTGAACTGAGTGAACGATGACGCGAGAGCAACTCCTTCAAAGAAGAACGGCTCCTCAGCGAACGATAGTTCAAATAGCTCTGTATGAACTAGAGGCAGCGCTTGTAGCGGTTACTTACCACAACTGGTTGGCGGTAACACTCCTGTGTGTGTCCTTAGATTGGTGATGAGGAATGATTTCTTTGTTGTTTTGTAATTACATAATCACAGCTGAAGAGTCTTTCTCTTGTGTGTGTCCTTAGATGAGTGACGAGATTTGATATCATTGATGATTTGTAATCACAAAGATATCAGCTAAAAGGTCTTTCTCCATTAGTGTGTATTCAGATGTCTAGTAAGCTTTGATTTCAATGCTGCTTTGTAATCACataaatcacagctgaagggtctttctGTGTGTGTCTTTAGATGCATCATGAGATGTGCTTTCTGTGTTGCCTTGTAATCACATAAttcacagctgaagggtctttctcCTTTGTGTTTCCTCAGATGAGTGATGAGACTTGACTTCTGTGTTGCTTTGTAATCACATAAATCACAGCTGAAAggtctttctcctgtgtgtgtCCTTAGATGAGCGATGACATCTGATTTCTGTGTTGCTTTGTAATCACataaatcacagctgaagggtctttctcctgtgtgtgtCTTCAGATGAATGATGAGACTTGATTTCCGTGATGCTTTGTAATCACATAGATCACAGCTGAAGGGTTTTTCTCCTGTGTGTGTCTTCAGATGAATGATGAGATGTGATTTCTGTGTTGCCTTGTAATCACATAATTCACAGATGAAGGGTCTTTCTCCTTTGTGTTTCCTCAGATGAGTGATGAGACTTGACTTCTGTTTTGCTTTGTAATCACATAAATCACAGCTGAAAggtctttctcctgtgtgtgtCCTTAGATGCATGATGAGATCACATTTCTGTGTTGCTTTGTAATCACATAAATCACAGCTGAAAggtctttctcctgtgtgtgCCCTTAGGTGGATGAGAAGATCTGTTTTCTGTTTTGCCTTGTAATCACATAAttcacagctgaagggtctttctcctgtgtgtTTCCTCAGATGAGTGATGAGTATCGACTTCTGTGTTGCTTTGTAATCACATAGATCACAGCTGAAGGGTTTTTCTCCTGTGTGTGTCTTCAGATGAATGATGAGATGTGATTTCTGTGTTGCCTTGTAATCACATAATTCACAGATGAAGGGTCTTTCTCCTTTGTGTTTCCTCAGATGAGTGATGAGACTTGACTTCTGTTTTGCTTTGTAATCACataaatcacagctgaagggttTTTCTCCTGTGTGTGTCTTCAGATGAATGATGAGATGTGATTTCTGTGTTGCCTTGTAATCACATAATTCACAGATGAAGGGTCTTTCTCCTTTGTGTTTCCTCAGATGAGTGATGAGTCTTGACTTCTGCGTTACTTTGTAGTCACATAAATCACAGCTTAAGAGTTTTTCTCCTGTGTGTGTTCTTAGATGAGTGACAAGATTTGATTTCTTTGTTGTTTTGTAATCACAGAATTTGCAAGGATGTTTTCCACCCATGTGTTTTCTATAATGAAGATTTATTTCTCTTCTGCTGCTGAATTCTTCACCACGCAACTGACACTTTGTTGATTCACTATCACTTTCTGCATGAATCACATTCTTCCTTGCATTTTTGATTGGTAAGTCCACCTCATTGCTATCTTCTTCAGGATCTTCCATCATACTGTTTCCATGAGTTGCATCAATAGACCTATGGAAGCTTGAACCTCCCTGTTCCTCGAAGAATGGTCGACCCACTACAGATGACACATTCTCACTTTCATTATGTTCAGATACTACATCAGAAGAAAAACCTTCGATTTGCATCAATGCATCTGAATGGTCTGTTTCAAAGGATGTGTGTTCCTCCTCAATTTCTccagtttcaaattttatttgttcaattacaGAGGAGTCAAAGTTCAGTCTAGGCCTATCTGATGAAAGAGAATAGATGCTTTCAATCCGCAAACTGCTGTCTCTCTCTTGCTTTATGTCTCCACTTCTCACTTCAACTTCTACCTTGAGTTGTTGCCAATCAAAATTGTCCATGTCTGATCCTTGATGTTGTGAATGAGGCATTGACCTTGAGTTGTCTCGACCTTGACCATCCAAGTAGTTTGGCTGCATCTGGACTGGACTGGATCCTCTGTGGCTTCCACACTCTTCTCCCTGTAAGCAAGCCAGTGGCTGAGTTAGTCAGATTTGGTAGGGTATTTGGACAAATAATTCACCACTAATTCATGGCTCATAACAGATTTAATGATCTCgaaatttatgaatgaacttCAAGGGCCAGTTTTCCAGCTCAGGATTCAGCCAAGTTCTAGGCTTTAAACAGCTGGTtttagaaaattggctttctggaatgtaataaataataaattcataatattcaatttgaatagtaaaatgttataagaagcttttccaaactcaagctaatgaagacatatacctaagatcaacaatgtcccaggaacgtctgagtggtctagcgaacataaaatagctcAGTCCCTAGATCTTAAAGAACTGGAGAAGgaatttttctatgcaaaggtcagacgagttctacttaattatACAGGTGTGTTGAACAAACTCGTGTTGTAGCAATTGTAGTtttaattacttagcaagttaaataGGCCTAATACTCTCTTACAGTCTCTTGATTTAGAACTACTGTCTTAATTATGTTTTCTTATTGTGTACTATATCTGTTCcgaacataaaaatagtttaatcagatattttgtgttactgttctagtccagtcaacgaaagattttagattttagtgaaagtttggaacacaaattcaactccacagctcttttaaggatagtaagaggattaacatatcaaaattcctcacccctaccccatgtgctaaagaggtgggggtggtttgaaagtaccatttttttcatttttcgcatatatctcggaaactatgcatcttatgaacatccGCTCTTAAAGGTGAgacattatttgaaaatacacttctgccttcaattttttcatcttttcggccttacAATTTTTGAAGAGAATCTTGAGATTTGACTCTTAAACCTAAAACTGCAACAGTCATATGGGAATGcatgaaatagtcgaattatacaagaaatgaaagataatttaatgctctacaatctcgtaattagcacattcttttttcatcaacttttgaaaagttataagacttgaaagagcgaaaaatggaagaaaaactgggttttcgaaaatgcatcactttagaacatatatatctcggaaagtatcagatttatcgaaaacctcTACCAAACAAATCTTGTAcgaaatttatcaagcttcatttttatacagttgattatgtcaatagaactCATTGTTTCCAaaatataagcatgtaagtaataagtgggaaatgcaattttcaaaccaccctcatcccttcagcacatgatttaggggttgggatttttgatatgctcacctccaaactagtgtcaacaaagctgcaaagtctaaaattgagttccaaacatttccctccaaatttcattgtcaactgatctattgttgctgaacagaaaatttcattctcaacactaaaactgctgcaacagtcgtagggaaatgcgaaaaataatgaaaatatacatcaaattgaagataattgaaTTATCTCCAATTTGATGCTccatcagctcataatcagcctTTTTTtccatcaatcgttcaaaaattataaggccgaaaagatgaagaaattggaggcagaagtgttttttaaaaaatgtctcAACtttaagagcggatatctcagaaaatataagagatatggaaaaatgtggagaacaaaacttgttggtaattttgtgagcttcaattttgtataggGTActaatgttcataagatgcatagtttccgagatatatgcgaaaaatgaaaaaatggtactttcaaaccctTTAGCACATGGGGGAGGGGTGAGGACTTTCAATAtcttaatcctcttactatccttaaaagagctgtggagttgaaaattttgttcCACAATTTTCCCTCCATACCTTTATTTAAGCATTCATTGCCTGCACTAAttcctcaatatttatatttgttttaatgtcattttcaacttgaacAGCTGATAACCTTCGGGCAAATTTCTAAGTAAACAATTATTTGATGGGATACCTGGTGTTGAGGGGGGGGGGCAGCTTTTGCCGATTTTGctcagggcggcaaagtccctagggccgtgcctgttctcaaacaagaataatttaggggaataagaTAATGaggattggcggcaacataattatttgaaactacaatcagactactgtatgtgtgtatataattgttttcagagtactttttcctttgtgtaaattgtgaaatccgatgattttttaaaagtcgtcaaaacagctgttctagagatgaaatatctcgactatatgctatttttatagactgctctacctacctacctcatgcacaagaaggaggttacaaagtccatttctcaaggatggggtggacccctcattagtTCCCCAGGAGAAAGACTGGGTAGAGTAATGGGCAGGTAAAGActgccagttgatagatctgataaataaccatacagggtatgaatttgaaaaaaaatttttagccgttttgagaaaatcgtgaaaaacatggtttaatagcaactgtcatttttctcaagaatattatggagctcctgcaattttcttggaaatgagactcatgcccgttgatagggcttatgaatagctatccatggtataaatttgaagaaaaacattagagctgttttcgagaaaactgtgaaaaacatggttttttagtcattatctgccatttttctcatgaatattacaGATCTCCTgatattttcccagaaatgagactcctgccagttgatagggcttatgaatagctatccatggtataaatttgaagaaaatcgttaaatccgtttttgataaaaaagtGAAATACATGGTTTtctagtaattatctgccatttttccgccatcttgaattgaatttcttattgtaggatcctcatggtataaggaccttaagttttaaatttcaagtcaattggataattaggaatggagttatcatgttcacagacatacacacaaaccaacaccaacacccaaaaataatgtttttggactcagggggccttgaaatgtatagaaaacttgaaattagggtaccttaatttttttggaaagcaatactttccttacctatggtaatagggcaaggaaagtaaaaatcagtgGTTGAAATTTAATGTACCATAAGTTGAGAAGCCCAATCAAACATAGCTTTCTCCAATGTGATTCAGTGGCATATTGTTGGGTTAATGATTCTAGAACAAACTCTTTTTTTGCTgtgaattttcaactctgataaAGATTATCAATACAATTTTGACAAAAGAATAGTTATTCTATTTTATGGTGTTCCTGGACATGAAGAGATTTCATAAAAGAAAATCAGAATTTTTCCTACAGCCAAGCATGGGACACCTGCCAGTCATAGATGAATATTGTGCTACTGTAGCACATTACTTTTAATACACCATTTGCTATAAATCAATCATAAAAGATgagtaaaattcaaattaaacttTTTAACAGAAGCTGGACCTATTCAATAGAAATTAACTTAATaagaaattaattgattttacaGATTATGTTAGGCCTAgtctatttttgtttttattctcatataactattgaataaataaataaattcaattttattgtcagccagccaaaaaagcacaagacaaagtgccggttgcacaacagccggttaaattttaaccgggattaattccacgaagaccaatcagagaagccgtcttttcaaaaacgccttctctgattggttctcgtgaaattaatcacggttaaaatttaaccggctgttgtgcaaccgggccaaagtcacacaaatagaacatgaaaTAGACAGTCACACATTAAGAGACACATTGTTACTATTACATTGCTATTTAGATTACATTtccaaggcccggttgcacaacagccggttaaattttaaccgtgattaatttcacgagaaccaatcagagaaggcgtttttgaaaagacggcttctctgattggtcttcgtggaattaatcacagttaaaatttaaccggttgttgtgcaaccggcaccaaatattacaaataacaaagacaatattacaaaattaagcAGCTAGTTCATACGTGCTAACAATAAGAATTAAGGTATGCTAATTCTGCTCTCGTAaaattcacttaatttataaaaaggatTTTTTGCCAGCCAATCGTGCACCTttaatttgaacagttttagggGTGTTTGTTGGAGGTGTAGCGGTAACTTATTATACACCTTTTGCCCAACTGCTTCAAAACTGTTTAAAGATTTAGACAATCTTTGGTATTGAATATAGATCTGTCTATTGTTTCTGGTATTAACAGAGTGAACAGTATTTCTATATTGATAACGATGCAGATTCTCCTTAGTGtgtaacaaaacaaaatatatgtACTGATTTATTATCAGATTTATTTACAGATCTTATTACCGTATAGAGTAGGCTACTTACGTCTGATTCCATTGCAGTGAatagaatgataatattatattcagattgatattaaaatagaaatactgtagaatattaatataataataataaacacttCTAAATGAACAAAGGCAAGCTAGCAAAATCAatacaaaccactctcggtctgactcagacagcaccgtatcgcgcatgcggtagtaacggttttttcccgttccattctgtcagatctttgaatgtaacgttctttgtgatgatggttaccgagcaccgtaactggagccgtcattccattttgatgatgatattattatccaatgatgatttatcattaaattcgatataataatcaatatattatcatcatttcattcaataaaataaagagtacttttcaataatataattaatagaatataacGGTTGTTATTTTACTAATGTTGAAAAACACTATATCCAAGTCAgcttatattttcatttcaaagcaaaaacctaaccccataacctccccttttatattaaaaacattaatgaacataaatatttgtaaaaacccataatcccttccagcatattgcaatttcaaagcaaaatcctaaccccctaacctatcttttcacctttaaaatatcaaaaaccataattctacctgtatcctagccctttctagcatattgcaatttcaaagcaaaagtccaacctaaccttatggaacattattgaatgtaacacaaaaaacctaaccactaacatctaaccctttcacatttaataattcagatttcaaagcaaaaacctaacctaaccttatggaacattattgaatataacacAAGGAGACCTAACCACTAACATCTAGCCCTTTCATATTTGATAATtcagatttcaaagcaaaaacctaacctatccttatgaaacattattaaatataatctaaataaaacctaacccttaaccctattttttcaattagttgaatttctgcATTGTTGATAGACAACGTGGCAACCTTGCAAtgtgtgaaagagatagcgccatctgctttgttgaaagatagacaaggatagcaacaccattgcaaatcacacactgccattataacgtggacctcactatagatactcaaagaatacttttgaatatctatgtgataactgtgaccgttgctgaccgttactctgtatctgtgacaaagagaagctgctaaATCAATGAAAATGAATGCTTGTGGTATTCACGAGCGTTTGCATCGTGCGAAGCATGCGGCTAAGGGTGTGCGTTCACAGCCAACACATGTGACTGTTTGCCGAGACATGTGGGTGAATCGAAACCATAGAAAAATGGTAACATAAAAAGATATCCTATAGTATGTCTTTTACGTTTCAAATTACAAGTCAatttcttgttaactcaagctgactACTGGTCAAAATAATTCATGGATATAGACTCATCTCCGGGAGACATTTTCATAAATGCAGGCTTTAATTATCAACTAGGACTGAACATGAATGGTAAAATAAGAGCAatcagatcactcccgtgttattggGTGAGCACGTTATTTGTAGATCCCGGCTGACGTATGACAGTAAGGCCGTTTGAAGGCTTAAGTTATATATTCAGGCAATGtggaaccttcccgcaagggactccccaccaacaaagtctaacttaatttgaaaaatttagagcaatcaacaaattgaataaataacggTTGCTATGGTTGCATCATCACATTCTTCCAGTTTGAGAGAATACCAACTCAAGAGTTGTGAGGTTTAGGTACTCAGGAAGAGAGATACTGTGGATTCACTTACATCTTGATGATGGATGAATGCATACTCAGGATTGGCTTGAATAAGTTCAACCTCTGTAACATTAAATGATTGAACGGTGGTATCCAtcatttgtaattgatgatagATGACCTGTTTTGtaaaagtaattattcaatcaaactTGTTCAAAAATCTTTAAGGAAGCAATTGAAACAAATAACGACTCATGCATACTAGCAATCAGACTTACACCTCGAACGGTACAACTAATTGAGCAAAAATAGAGAAATCAATTATCACATAGAATACTTTTGAGAAAAAAAGGACTGTATTCGCAGCTtgaatcaccccaaagacttctgctactgcaaatattgacaacagggtaaacagctagatggaaatttgataaaCACTATGGGTATGCGACTAagtgtcaccccgactacttgtccccttttaaaaccggtttttaggggacaagtagacgtgagccatacccgactacttgtctcctttctaaggaggtgacaactagttgAGGGGACACCTTGACGCGAGATTgtgaggtgtcaagttgtcgtttacggtcatgactagttggtaCCTCTGGTCCAGTAGGTGTTAAGTAGTCGGGATGACAACTAgtcggcaatggtatatttttacaaGGGTACAAATAGTAGTCTATGGTCACGACAACCTATCCCCTTGACTCCACTCCACAAGAAATCACCATTCCAGCTGGCTCttcatttgaaagttggaaaatgaagcCTAACTCAAGTTCTATGTGAAAAGGCATTAAGATTCCTAATTTTGATATAAGATATATAATAAGACTTCATGTAATACCTCAGTTGATAAACAGACTGATAGCTTCATCTGCTATATCATTGATGGATGAAAATTTTAATGTCCTAGCATTAGGCTTAATTTACTCGTAAACGGTGCGCCTGACAggaaaatataactg contains these protein-coding regions:
- the LOC111060135 gene encoding gastrula zinc finger protein XlCGF57.1-like isoform X3, whose amino-acid sequence is MQPNYLDGQGRDNSRSMPHSQHQGSDMDNFDWQQLKVEVEVRSGDIKQERDSSLRIESIYSLSSDRPRLNFDSSVIEQIKFETGEIEEEHTSFETDHSDALMQIEGFSSDVVSEHNESENVSSVVGRPFFEEQGGSSFHRSIDATHGNSMMEDPEEDSNEVDLPIKNARKNVIHAESDSESTKCQLRGEEFSSRREINLHYRKHMGGKHPCKFCDYKTTKKSNLVTHLRTHTGEKLLSCDLCDYKVTQKSRLITHLRKHKGERPFICELCDYKATQKSHLIIHLKTHTGEKPFSCDLCDYKAKQKSSLITHLRKHKGERPFICELCDYKATQKSHLIIHLKTHTGEKPFSCDLCDYKATQKSILITHLRKHTGERPFSCELCDYKAKQKTDLLIHLRAHTGERPFSCDLCDYKATQKCDLIMHLRTHTGERPFSCDLCDYKAKQKSSLITHLRKHKGERPFICELCDYKATQKSHLIIHLKTHTGEKPFSCDLCDYKASRKSSLIIHLKTHTGERPFSCDLCDYKATQKSDVIAHLRTHTGERPFSCDLCDYKATQKSSLITHLRKHKGERPFSCELCDYKATQKAHLMMHLKTHTERPFSCDLCDYKAALKSKLTRHLNTH
- the LOC111060135 gene encoding gastrula zinc finger protein XlCGF57.1-like isoform X1, yielding MESDGEECGSHRGSSPVQMQPNYLDGQGRDNSRSMPHSQHQGSDMDNFDWQQLKVEVEVRSGDIKQERDSSLRIESIYSLSSDRPRLNFDSSVIEQIKFETGEIEEEHTSFETDHSDALMQIEGFSSDVVSEHNESENVSSVVGRPFFEEQGGSSFHRSIDATHGNSMMEDPEEDSNEVDLPIKNARKNVIHAESDSESTKCQLRGEEFSSRREINLHYRKHMGGKHPCKFCDYKTTKKSNLVTHLRTHTGEKLLSCDLCDYKVTQKSRLITHLRKHKGERPFICELCDYKATQKSHLIIHLKTHTGEKPFSCDLCDYKAKQKSSLITHLRKHKGERPFICELCDYKATQKSHLIIHLKTHTGEKPFSCDLCDYKATQKSILITHLRKHTGERPFSCELCDYKAKQKTDLLIHLRAHTGERPFSCDLCDYKATQKCDLIMHLRTHTGERPFSCDLCDYKAKQKSSLITHLRKHKGERPFICELCDYKATQKSHLIIHLKTHTGEKPFSCDLCDYKASRKSSLIIHLKTHTGERPFSCDLCDYKATQKSDVIAHLRTHTGERPFSCDLCDYKATQKSSLITHLRKHKGERPFSCELCDYKATQKAHLMMHLKTHTERPFSCDLCDYKAALKSKLTRHLNTH
- the LOC111060135 gene encoding gastrula zinc finger protein XlCGF57.1-like isoform X2, with translation MESDCGSHRGSSPVQMQPNYLDGQGRDNSRSMPHSQHQGSDMDNFDWQQLKVEVEVRSGDIKQERDSSLRIESIYSLSSDRPRLNFDSSVIEQIKFETGEIEEEHTSFETDHSDALMQIEGFSSDVVSEHNESENVSSVVGRPFFEEQGGSSFHRSIDATHGNSMMEDPEEDSNEVDLPIKNARKNVIHAESDSESTKCQLRGEEFSSRREINLHYRKHMGGKHPCKFCDYKTTKKSNLVTHLRTHTGEKLLSCDLCDYKVTQKSRLITHLRKHKGERPFICELCDYKATQKSHLIIHLKTHTGEKPFSCDLCDYKAKQKSSLITHLRKHKGERPFICELCDYKATQKSHLIIHLKTHTGEKPFSCDLCDYKATQKSILITHLRKHTGERPFSCELCDYKAKQKTDLLIHLRAHTGERPFSCDLCDYKATQKCDLIMHLRTHTGERPFSCDLCDYKAKQKSSLITHLRKHKGERPFICELCDYKATQKSHLIIHLKTHTGEKPFSCDLCDYKASRKSSLIIHLKTHTGERPFSCDLCDYKATQKSDVIAHLRTHTGERPFSCDLCDYKATQKSSLITHLRKHKGERPFSCELCDYKATQKAHLMMHLKTHTERPFSCDLCDYKAALKSKLTRHLNTH